Within the Sulfurospirillum barnesii SES-3 genome, the region GAATGTTTTAATCAAATTTTAGCCCAAATTCAAACTTCTTCCCTTGAAAAACATGTGATTCTTATTACGGATTTGAATTTAACGATGGAGCAAGCCACGGAGTTTCAAGCCAAAGTCAATATTGCGGAAAAAGAAATACTCCTCCTCCTTTTAGACCATCATAAAACAGGAGAAGAATGTGCTAATACTTATGAATGGTATTACCTAGACTCTAACCGCTGTGCAACGAAAATTACCTATGACTTTTTTAGCGCATTGTATGGTCACAATGAAGCCTTATCTCGCTTTGTTAATGTGGTCAATGCCGTCGATATTTGGTTAGAAAATGAACCAGAATTTGAATTAGGAAAAGTGTGTATGGGACTGGTAAGTGGGGCTAAAGAGGTCAATAAAGTGATGTTTCCTGAAGAAAATACCCAATATATCTTTTCACTTCTTTCACAAGCGCAAGAATACTTTACATGTAACGATGCACACATCGCTTTGGATGATGCCATTCATGGGATAAAAAAGAATTATTTTAAAACGACAACCAACAATACCCTAAGCAATCTCATCTCTGCGTATAATGTTATTCTCCTTAGCAAGAACAAAGAAAAAATGCAGATTAGCTACAAAGAGTATAAGGGCATTCTCACCTACAATATTGGTAATGTTTCTGTTATTGGCAACGACTTTCTAAGTGCCAATCCTGATTTTGATTTTTTCATGGATGTAACCTCTAAAAAGACGATTAGTTTACGTTCAAATGGCGCTGTTGATGTCAGTAAAATCGCTGCGCAAATTGCCAATGGAGGCGGACATCATAATGCCAGTGGTGGACTTCTCAGCAACTTCAAAGACGCTTTTATCTATGATAGTATCAAATCTCAAGTGATGACTATCATCGCTAACAAAGGATAAATAATGGATACGAAACAACTTGAAAAAGAGCTTCACTCTGCCAAAGAA harbors:
- a CDS encoding DHH family phosphoesterase, producing the protein MNYKLHHLSHTDLDGYGCQMVSAHFFDSISFYNSNYGKEINECFNQILAQIQTSSLEKHVILITDLNLTMEQATEFQAKVNIAEKEILLLLLDHHKTGEECANTYEWYYLDSNRCATKITYDFFSALYGHNEALSRFVNVVNAVDIWLENEPEFELGKVCMGLVSGAKEVNKVMFPEENTQYIFSLLSQAQEYFTCNDAHIALDDAIHGIKKNYFKTTTNNTLSNLISAYNVILLSKNKEKMQISYKEYKGILTYNIGNVSVIGNDFLSANPDFDFFMDVTSKKTISLRSNGAVDVSKIAAQIANGGGHHNASGGLLSNFKDAFIYDSIKSQVMTIIANKG